From Variimorphobacter saccharofermentans, one genomic window encodes:
- a CDS encoding GGDEF domain-containing protein, with amino-acid sequence MGAALILAYILNEMNIFEVDKTTMRICFLISILLISIPQVIIRKEKMLSHPASKFVIMVLIMLLTLITTVVLNTHATLLYILPMLLASQYRSYRIYWMAFCSSVFCCIISPILAYFLGAWNLKFLTGYIEILCSVLIRVTPIESPDLGHDLGEMVLYMILPQLLILSAYGAIMYTVTKNSIENLRNQIQIIHMSVYDSLTGLLNRNSYETNLPAYMNACKKSISCIYIDANGLHELNDYLGHAAGDKMLRSIAEVIKDNFGSEDTFRIGGDEFVAFAKDVDEKEVEKRVNRIKEDIHQQGYQISIGVAFATDFDDMD; translated from the coding sequence ATGGGTGCAGCCCTTATACTAGCTTATATTCTCAATGAAATGAATATTTTTGAAGTGGATAAGACCACGATGAGGATCTGTTTTCTGATTTCAATTCTTCTTATTAGTATTCCACAGGTTATTATTCGTAAGGAAAAAATGTTGTCGCATCCTGCAAGCAAGTTTGTAATCATGGTACTGATCATGCTCTTGACCTTGATTACTACAGTTGTATTAAATACCCATGCCACACTTCTATATATCCTTCCGATGTTGCTTGCTTCCCAATATCGATCGTATCGAATTTATTGGATGGCTTTCTGTAGCTCTGTTTTTTGTTGCATCATCTCTCCGATATTGGCTTATTTTTTAGGGGCTTGGAACTTAAAGTTTTTAACCGGATATATTGAAATCTTATGTTCTGTATTGATTAGAGTCACTCCTATAGAGTCGCCCGATCTCGGACATGATTTAGGTGAGATGGTTCTTTATATGATTTTGCCTCAGCTATTAATTCTATCCGCATATGGGGCTATTATGTATACAGTTACGAAAAACAGTATAGAAAACCTCAGAAATCAAATTCAAATCATACATATGAGTGTATACGATAGTCTTACAGGGTTGCTTAATAGGAATAGTTATGAAACAAATCTTCCTGCATACATGAATGCCTGCAAGAAGTCAATTTCTTGTATCTATATTGATGCGAACGGATTGCACGAACTGAATGATTATCTTGGACATGCTGCCGGGGACAAAATGCTACGATCAATTGCCGAGGTAATAAAGGATAACTTTGGATCTGAGGATACCTTCAGAATTGGCGGAGATGAATTTGTAGCTTTTGCAAAAGATGTTGATGAAAAGGAAGTGGAGAAAAGGGTGAATCGAATAAAAGAGGATATCCATCAGCAAGGCTACCAGATTTCGATTGGCGTTGCTTTTGCGACAGATTTTGATGATATGGATTGA
- a CDS encoding IS1182 family transposase: MLIQNNLHKNYTSFQSGYQLKLPLNLECIISENDSVRLLSQFVEEMDLTDLYSTYERVRENSVSPRTLLKIVLYSYMNGDYSSRSMELNCKRDINFMFLLEGANAPDHATFARFRSIHFAPCSKRIFAEMSNRLYNLGEISGETIFIDGTKIEASSNKYTFVWKKAVSKNQAKLLLKLADLIADCEQLYDIKIVYGNTVKMKHVKKLRKNLYTLKERENLVFVHGIGKRKSPLQKSIEALEEYLAKLKEYNQKIYICGERNSYSKTDHDATFMRMKEDAMRNGQLKPAYNLQHGVDSEYITWLTIGPQPTDTTTLIPFLKEAEEYLKFKYKKIIADAGYESEENYLFIESNGQTSFIKPANYEISKTRKYQQDIGRIENMDYDKEEDAYICRNGKKLNVEYIKHSKSKTGYMSEKTIYKSSDCSGCSYKNDCIKGNNCKTPFEERNKVLQVAKKFIKQRQEGLERILSEEGILLRMNRSIQAEGSFGDLKQDMQFRRYLSKGTSNVLAESVLLAMARNINKLHNKIQNGKTGMHLFPIKSA, translated from the coding sequence ATGCTAATACAAAATAATTTACATAAAAATTATACTTCATTTCAGAGTGGATATCAATTAAAACTTCCACTAAATCTCGAATGTATAATCTCAGAAAATGATTCCGTTCGATTACTAAGTCAGTTTGTGGAGGAAATGGATTTGACTGACTTATATTCTACTTACGAAAGAGTAAGAGAAAATTCTGTATCGCCTAGAACACTTCTAAAGATTGTACTTTATTCTTACATGAATGGTGATTACTCTTCACGCTCCATGGAGCTTAATTGTAAGAGGGATATTAATTTCATGTTTCTATTAGAAGGTGCAAATGCTCCTGACCATGCAACTTTTGCAAGATTTCGAAGTATTCATTTTGCACCCTGTTCAAAGCGTATCTTTGCTGAAATGTCTAACCGCCTTTATAATCTAGGTGAAATATCAGGTGAGACTATTTTTATCGATGGTACAAAGATAGAAGCAAGTTCCAATAAATATACATTTGTATGGAAAAAAGCTGTTTCAAAAAATCAGGCAAAGCTACTTCTAAAACTGGCGGATTTGATAGCTGATTGCGAGCAACTGTATGATATAAAAATAGTTTATGGAAATACTGTAAAAATGAAGCACGTTAAGAAGCTGCGCAAGAATCTTTACACATTAAAAGAACGTGAGAACCTTGTCTTTGTTCATGGAATCGGCAAGAGAAAGTCCCCGCTTCAAAAAAGCATTGAAGCATTGGAGGAGTATCTGGCAAAGTTAAAAGAATACAATCAAAAGATATATATTTGTGGTGAAAGAAATAGTTATTCTAAGACAGACCATGATGCTACCTTTATGAGAATGAAAGAAGATGCTATGAGAAATGGACAATTAAAACCTGCGTACAATCTGCAGCATGGAGTTGATTCTGAATATATCACTTGGCTTACCATTGGGCCACAGCCAACAGATACAACAACTCTTATTCCATTTTTAAAAGAGGCTGAGGAATACTTGAAATTTAAATATAAAAAAATCATAGCAGATGCTGGATATGAAAGTGAAGAAAACTACTTATTTATTGAAAGTAATGGACAAACTTCATTTATAAAACCTGCTAATTATGAAATATCCAAAACACGAAAGTATCAACAAGATATAGGAAGAATCGAAAATATGGATTATGATAAAGAAGAGGATGCTTATATTTGTCGTAATGGAAAAAAATTAAACGTTGAATATATCAAACACTCCAAATCAAAAACAGGATATATGAGCGAAAAAACAATTTATAAAAGTAGTGATTGTAGTGGATGTTCCTACAAAAACGATTGTATCAAAGGAAATAATTGCAAAACACCTTTTGAAGAACGAAATAAAGTTCTTCAAGTAGCAAAAAAGTTTATAAAACAAAGGCAAGAAGGTCTTGAGCGAATACTTTCAGAGGAAGGGATACTGCTAAGAATGAATCGTAGTATACAAGCAGAAGGTTCCTTTGGAGATTTAAAGCAAGACATGCAATTCAGACGTTATCTAAGTAAAGGCACATCAAATGTTCTGGCAGAAAGTGTGCTTCTTGCTATGGCGAGAAACATAAACAAACTACATAATAAGATTCAAAATGGAAAAACTGGAATGCATTTATTCCCAATTAAAAGTGCATAG
- a CDS encoding IS30 family transposase, whose translation MSNLIPGNQKHLRLNDRLFIEKSLNEGRSFKDIARYLCKDPTTISKEVKLHRLSDWYHKGTFYNAHNFCIHRYHCRKTNVCNKILLCGIKCTSCPTCNQTCKDFVKERCNRLDKAPYVCNGCEKRINHCTIAHKYRYDARFADRKYRESLSSSRAGINMTKQELHRKDKIVTPLITQGQSPYQIVTNHPELNLSVRTVYTYLDQGLFTARNIDLKRKPKFKLRKCHKTQITDRTVFIGRTYADFKALGLESWTEMDTVHSSRESKKVILTFFLKREKLFLAFLMNRCTKGTVRMVFDRLEKKLGTYEFLSLFHTLVTDRGSEFGDPQSLETGIDDIERTSIYYCDPMRSGQKGGVENVHTMLRMILPKGTSFEFLTQWDMNLIVDHINSTPRESLGGRTPYEVALETFGESVLKALQLRPIAPDEVNLTPKLIKFNR comes from the coding sequence ATGAGTAATCTAATACCTGGTAACCAAAAACACTTGAGACTTAATGACCGCTTGTTCATTGAAAAGTCATTAAATGAAGGACGAAGCTTTAAGGATATCGCCCGTTATCTGTGCAAGGATCCGACAACCATTTCAAAGGAAGTTAAGTTACATCGATTGAGTGACTGGTATCATAAGGGAACGTTCTATAATGCCCATAACTTTTGCATTCATCGCTATCACTGTCGTAAAACCAATGTCTGTAACAAAATCCTTCTCTGTGGTATTAAATGTACCTCTTGCCCGACCTGTAATCAGACCTGCAAGGATTTTGTAAAGGAACGCTGCAACCGGCTGGACAAAGCTCCCTATGTCTGCAATGGCTGTGAAAAAAGAATTAATCACTGTACGATTGCCCATAAGTATCGTTATGACGCTCGTTTCGCTGACAGAAAATATCGTGAATCTCTTAGTTCTTCCCGGGCTGGTATCAACATGACGAAACAGGAACTACATAGGAAGGATAAAATCGTCACTCCTCTGATTACTCAGGGGCAGTCACCCTATCAGATCGTTACGAACCATCCGGAGCTGAATCTGTCTGTCCGTACAGTATACACCTATCTGGACCAAGGACTATTCACGGCAAGAAATATCGACCTCAAGCGCAAACCTAAGTTCAAGCTCCGTAAATGTCATAAAACCCAGATCACGGATCGCACGGTTTTCATCGGCAGAACCTATGCTGATTTTAAGGCTCTGGGTTTAGAAAGCTGGACGGAAATGGACACAGTGCATTCTTCAAGGGAATCCAAGAAGGTCATTCTTACCTTCTTTTTGAAGCGTGAGAAGCTGTTCCTTGCATTTCTCATGAACCGGTGCACCAAGGGAACTGTCCGCATGGTATTTGACCGTTTGGAGAAGAAACTCGGTACATATGAGTTCCTATCCCTGTTTCATACTCTTGTCACAGACAGAGGGTCAGAGTTTGGCGATCCACAATCTCTTGAGACCGGGATCGATGATATCGAGCGCACAAGTATCTATTATTGCGATCCTATGAGAAGTGGCCAAAAAGGCGGGGTGGAAAATGTACATACCATGCTACGTATGATACTTCCCAAGGGAACAAGCTTTGAATTTCTTACCCAGTGGGATATGAATCTGATTGTCGATCATATCAACTCCACCCCAAGGGAAAGCCTAGGTGGCAGGACACCTTACGAAGTGGCTCTGGAAACCTTTGGTGAAAGTGTTCTAAAAGCACTTCAGCTTAGGCCGATTGCTCCTGACGAAGTCAATCTGACACCTAAGCTGATTAAGTTTAACCGTTAA